The Salvia miltiorrhiza cultivar Shanhuang (shh) chromosome 1, IMPLAD_Smil_shh, whole genome shotgun sequence genome has a window encoding:
- the LOC131012648 gene encoding glucan endo-1,3-beta-glucosidase 13-like: MPSLHLITSILLLLSTAAAATTVDVTYNPSAPNLSPPERVVSTLQSLRISAVRLLDPSAAVVRAFAYTNITLLLTVPNHLIPSFAANRSAAALWLHLHVLPYHPRTRISLISTGSDVVITTFYSPLILLLFL; encoded by the coding sequence ATGCCTTCTCTCCACCTTATCACTTCCATCCTCCTCCTTCtttccaccgccgccgccgccaccaccgtAGACGTCACATACAACCCCTCCGCCCCCAACCTCTCCCCGCCTGAACGCGTAGTCTCCACGCTCCAATCCCTCCGTATCTCCGCCGTCCGCCTCCTCGATCCGTCCGCCGCCGTCGTCCGCGCCTTCGCCTACACCAACATCACCCTTCTCCTCACCGTCCCCAACCACCTCATCCCCTCCTTCGCCGCCAATCgctccgccgccgccctctgGCTCCACTTGCACGTCCTCCCCTACCACCCCCGCACTCGCATCTCTCTGATCTCTACCGGCTCCGACGTCGTCATCACCACCTTCTATTCGCCTTTAATTTTGCTCTTGTTTTTATAG
- the LOC131005984 gene encoding putative late blight resistance protein homolog R1B-17 — MAAYAALVSLMHTIDDIKAHPSPPISLPNQQVQSLTEKLNFMLGFLEGCNIQLDDEQTSCTHFHQHLQKVIEEMDLIKTKAEKKAAVEAHELHRNISDHRGRVGSISRKRKSPMVGLDDVLPQLMDKLVGGDPNRQIVPIVGMAGIVSQNYNVGEALGEIISQVGEERGENGGELGEELHKYLFGRRYLVVMDDMWSIEAWDRMKVFFPYDGNGSRILVTTRLSNLAAHLSKSNTLDMRKTW; from the exons ATGGCTGCTTATGCAGCTCTGGTTTCTCTCATGCATACTATAGATGATATCAAGGCTCATCCTTCTCCTCCAATTTCCCTCCCCAATCAACAAGTTCAATCTCTCACTGAAAAGCTCAACTTCATGCTAGGGTTCCTCGAGGGCTGTAATATTCAGCTCGATGATGAACAAACAAGTTGCACCCACTTTCATCAACATCTACAGAAAGTGATAGAAGAGATGGATTTGATCAAGACGAAGGCAGAGAAGAAGGCTGCAGTTGAAGCTCATGAGCTGCATAGAAACATCTCCGATCATCGTGGTCGTGTCGGATCCATTTCCCGAAAGAGGAAAAGTCCCATGGTGGGCCTTGATGATGTGCTTCCTCAACTCATGGATAAGCTCGTCGGAGGAGATCCCAATCGCCAAATCGTCCCTATTGTGGGGATGGCCGGAATCG TTTCTCAAAACTACAACGTAGGAGAAGCTCTTGGCGAGATTATCTCTCAAGTAGGAGAGGAGAGAGGTGAGAATGGGGGAGAATTAGGGGAAGAGTTGCACAAGTATTTATTCGGTAGAAGGTATCTGGTTGtgatggatgatatgtggagtatcGAAGCGTGGGATAGGATGAAGGTTTTCTTTCCTTATGATGGCAATGGAAGTCGAATATTGGTGACGACTAGGCTCTCAAACTTGGCTGCCCACTTGAGCAAATCCAACACACTTGATATGAGAAAAACTTGGTAA